From Antennarius striatus isolate MH-2024 chromosome 14, ASM4005453v1, whole genome shotgun sequence, the proteins below share one genomic window:
- the LOC137606922 gene encoding polyadenylate-binding protein 1A-like → MNPSAPSYPMASLYVGDLHQDVTEAMLYEKFSPAGAILSIRVCRDMITRRSLGYAYVNFQQPADAERALDTMNFDVIKGRPVRIMWSQRDPSLRKSGVGNIFIKNLDKSIDNKALYDTFSAFGNILSCKVVCDENGSKGYGFVHFETQEAAERAIEKMNGMLLNDRKVFVGRFKSRKEREAELGARAKEFTNVYVKNFGEDMDDEKLRDLFNKYGNAMSIRVMMDDSGKSRGFGFVSFERHEDAQKAVDEMNGKELNGKLIYVGRAQKKVERQTELKRKFEQMKQDRLTRYQGVNLYVKNLDDGIDDERLRKEFSPFGTITSAKVMLEGGRSKGFGFVCFSSPEEATKAVTEMNGRIVATKPLYVALAQRKEERQAHLTNQYMQRMASVRAVPNPVINPYQPAPPSGYFMTAIPPTQNRAAYYPAAGQMAQLRPSPRWATQSVRPQHFQNMPGAMRASAPRPQTFGPMRPTSQVPRMMSNQRVATQPMGPRSSTTTAAPVRGVPQYKYAAGVRNTQQHMTAQTPVSMQQPAVHAQGQEPLTSTILAAAPPQEQKQMLGEHLFPLIHVMHSGLAGKITGMLLEIDNSELLHMLESPESLRSKVEEAVAVLQAHQAKEAAQKTVTNSSVVPSV, encoded by the exons ATGAACCCCAGCGCTCCCAGTTACCCCATGGCCTCCCTGTACGTGGGGGATCTGCACCAGGACGTGACAGAAGCCATGCTTTACGAGAAATTCAGCCCGGCTGGAGCTATCCTTTCGATCCGAGTGTGCAGGGATATGATCACCCGGCGGTCCCTCGGCTACGCCTATGTGAACTTCCAGCAACCGGCTGACG CTGAGCGTGCTCTGGACACCATGAACTTTGATGTGATCAAGGGGCGGCCCGTTCGCATCATGTGGTCGCAGCGGGATCCATCACTGAGGAAAAGCGGCGTCGGGAACATCTTCATTAAAAATCTTGACAAGTCCATTGACAACAAGGCTCTATATGACACCTTCTCTGCTTTTGGCAACATCCTGTCCTGCAAG GTGGTTTGTGATGAGAATGGCTCTAAAGGCTACGGGTTTGTGCATTTTGAGACTCAAGAGGCGGCCGAACGAGCCATTGAGAAAATGAACGGCATGCTGCTCAATGACCGAAAAGT atttGTTGGTCGCTTCAAATCACGCAAAGAGCGAGAGGCTGAGCTGGGCGCTCGAGCCAAGGAGTTCACCAACGTGTACGTGAAGAACTTTGGTGAAGACATGGATGATGAGAAGCTCAGGGACCTCTTTAATAAATACG GAAACGCCATGAGTATCCGCGTCATGATGGACGACAGCGGGAAGTCTCGAGGTTTTGGGTTCGTCAGTTTCGAGAGGCACGAGGACGCCCAAAAG GCCGTGGATGAGATGAACGGGAAAGAGCTGAACGGCAAGTTGATCTACGTCGGACGTGCCCAGAAGAAAGTGGAGCGCCAGACGGAGCTCAAGCGCAAATTCGAGCAAATGAAACAAGACCGCTTGACTCGCTATCAG GGTGTTAATTTGTACGTGAAAAACCTCGATGATGGGATTGACGACGAACGTCTGAGGAAGGAGTTTTCACCCTTCGGCACTATCACCAGCGCCAAG GTGATGTTGGAGGGCGGGCGCAGCAAAGGCTTCGGCTTCGTCTGTTTTTCTTCGCCGGAGGAGGCCACCAAAGCGGTGACAGAGATGAACGGACGCATCGTCGCCACCAAGCCGCTGTACGTGGCTCTGGCCCAACGCAAAGAGGAGCGTCAAGCCCACCTGACCAACCAGTACATGCAGCGCATGGCCAGCGTGCGCGCAGTGCCAAACCCGGTCATCAACCCCTACCAGCCAGCCCCGCCCTCTGGGTATTTCATGACAGCCATACCCCCGACCCAGAATCGTGCTGCTTACTACCCCGCTGCGGGACAAATGGCCCAGCTTCGCCCGAGCCCCCGCTGGGCCACCCAGAGCGTCCGGCCACAAC ATTTCCAGAACATGCCAGGAGCCATGCGTGCCTCCGCCCCACGCCCACAGACCTTTGGCCCCATGCGGCCCACCTCCCAGGTGCCCCGGATGATGTCCAACCAACGTGTCG CCACTCAACCTATGGGGCCCCGATCATCCACTACAACAGCTGCTCCTGTGCGAGGAGTCCCTCAGTACAAGTACGCCGCCGGAGTCCGCAACACCCAGCAGCACATGACCGCTCAGACGCCAGTCAGTATGCAGCAG CCTGCTGTTCATGCTCAGGGACAGGAGCCTCTGACTTCCACCATTTTGGCTGCTGCTCCGCCACAGGAACAGAAGCAGATGCTGG GGGAGCATCTGTTTCCATTGATCCACGTCATGCACTCAGGCCTGGCGGGAAAGATCACCGGAATGCTCCTGGAGATCGACAACTCGGAGCTGCTGCACATGCTGGAGTCCCCGGAGTCACTCCGCTCAAAG GTGGAGGAGGCTGTTGCTGTTCTTCAGGCACACCAGGCCAAAGAAGCTGCACAGAAAACTGTGACAAACTCATCTGTTGTCCCGAGCGTCTAA